A stretch of Oncorhynchus kisutch isolate 150728-3 unplaced genomic scaffold, Okis_V2 scaffold3798, whole genome shotgun sequence DNA encodes these proteins:
- the LOC116371869 gene encoding NLR family CARD domain-containing protein 3-like encodes EKIMTFVKNELKMFKRILSPELPGGFESQKQDKEVVDAEDEKQESSAREGALKITLHILRKMNQKELADTLEKYELAVICQRELKSNLKKKFQCVFEGIAKQGNPTLLNKIYTELYITEGGTGEVNNEHELRQIETTTRKQARPETAIKCNDIFKPLTGQDKLIRTVLTKGVAGIGKTVSVQKFILDWAEGKANQDVQFVFSFPFRELNLMKEDKHTFIELLNHFSMETKQSGISIYNKYKVLFIFDGLDECRLPLDFQKNKICWDVTESTSVDVLLTNLIKGNLLPSALLWITTRPAAANKIPSGCVDQVTEVRGFNDPQKEEYFRKRFSDEDLASRIISHIKTSRSLHIMCHIPVFCWISATVLEHMLKHKREEMPKTLTEMYTHLVVFHTKQKNEKYLGKEETGPHWNKESILSLGKLAFQQLVKGNLIFYEEDLKEAGIDVNEASVYSGLCTQLFKEECGLYQDTMYCFVHLSIQEFLAAVYVFLSFINNNENLMDKLQTKDEPEVTFYKSAVDKALQSETGNLDLFLRFLLGLSLESNQKHLRGLLTKTRSSSQSHEETIEYIKEKIGEDLSPERSINLFHCLNELNDHSLVEEIQSYLRSGSLSKPNLSPAQWSALVFVLLTSEKELDVFDLKKYSRSEEGLLRLLPVVKASRAALLSGCGVTEEGCASLVSALESNPSHLRELDLSNNDLKDSGVKLLSAGLGNPHCKLTLDPNTVDRRLSLSEENRKVTWRTEEQPYPDHPERFEYWKQVLCREGLTGCCYWEVEWSGRRADIGVTYKGISRRGGGADCCLGYNDKSWSLFCSDNSYRACHNNNPTTIDVPSSSSHRVGVYLDWPAGTLSFYRASSDTLTHLITFTSTFTEPLYPGFWVDYNSSVSL; translated from the exons gagaaaattatgacatttgtgaagaacgagctgaagatgttcaagaggattcttagtccagaactcccaggaggctttgagagtcagaagcaggataaggaagtggtggatgctgaagatgagaagcaggagagcagtgccagagagggggctctgaagatcacactgcacatcctgaggaaaatgaaccagaaggagcttgctgacacactggagaaat ATGAGCTCGCTGTGATTTGCCAACGTGAACTCAAATCTAatctaaagaagaagtttcaatgtgtatttgaggggatcgctaaacaaggaaacccaacacttctcaataagatctacacagagctctacatcacagagggtggaacaggagaggtcaataatgaacatgagctgagacagattgagacaacaaccaggaaacaagcaagaccagagactgcaatcaaatgtaacgacatcttcaaacccttaactggacaagacaaacttatcagaactgtgctgacaaagggagtcgctggcattggaaaaacagtctctgtgcagaagttcattctggactgggctgaaggaaaagcaaatcaggatgtccaatttgtattttcattcccttttcgggagctgaatttgatgaaagaggacaaacacactttcattgaacttctcaatcacttctcaatggaaaccaaacaaTCAGGAATCTCCATCTACAACAAGTAcaaagttctgttcatctttgatggtcttgatgagtgccgactgcccctagacttccagaagaacaagatctgttgggacgtcacagagtcaacctcagtggatgttctgctgacaaatctcatcaagggaaatctgcttccctctgctctcctctggataactacccgacctgcagcagccaataagatcccttctgggtgtgttgaccaggtaacagaggtacgagggttcaatgacccacagaaggaagagtacttcaggaagagattcagtgatgaggacctggccagcagaatcatctcacacataaagacatcaaggagcctccacatcatgtgccacattccagtcttctgttggatttctgcaacagtccttgaacacatgttgaaacataagagagaagagatgcccaagactctgactgagatgtacacacaccttgtggtgtttcataccaaacagaagaatgaaaagtatcttgggaaagaagagacaggtccacactggaataaagagagcattctgtcactgggaaaactggcttttcaacagcttgtgaagggcaatctgattttctatgaagaagacctgaaagaggctggcattgatgtcaatgaagcCTCAGTGTACTCAGGATTGTGCACACAGCTCTTTAAAGAGGAATGTGGGCTGTACCAGGACACGATGTACTGCTTTGttcatctgagcattcaggagtttctggctgctgtatatgtgttcctctcattcatcaacaacaatgAGAATCTAATGGACAAACTGCAAACAAAAGACGAGCCTGAAGTTACTTTCTACAAGAGTGCTGTGGATAAAGCCTTACAAAGTGAGACGGGAAACCTGGAccttttcctccgcttccttctgggcctctcactggagtccaatcagaagcacttacgAGGTCTACTGACAAAGACAAGAAGCAGCTCACAGAGCCATGAAGAAACAATCGAGTACATCAAGGAGAAGATCGGGGAGGATCTCTCTCCAGAGAGGagcatcaatctgttccactgtctgaatgaactgaatgaccattctctagtggaggagatccAAAGCTACCTGAGATCAGGAAGTCTCTCAAAACCCAACCTGTCACCtgcacagtggtcagctctggtctttgtgttgctgacttcagaaaaggagctggatgtgtttgacctgaagaaatactccagatcagaggaaggtcttctgaggctgctgccagtggtcaaagcctccagagctgctct GTTGTCAGGCTgtggagtcacagaggaaggctgtgcttctctggtctcagctctggagtcaaacccctcacacctgagagagctggatctgagtaacaatgacctgaaggattcaggagtgaagctgctctctgctggactggggaatccccactgtaaa ctcacactggacccaaacacagTAGACAgacgcctctctctgtctgaggagaacagaaaggtgacatggaggacagaggagcagccgtatcctgatcacccagagagatttgagtACTGGAaacaggtgctgtgtagagagggtctgactgggtgctgttactgggaggtagagtggagtgggagAAGGGCTGAtataggagtgacatataaaggaatcagcaggagaggaggaggtgctgaCTGTTGTCTTGGATacaatgacaagtcctggagtctgttctgctctgacaaCAGTTACAGAGCCTGTCACAATAATAATCCCACTACCATAGACGTCCCCTCCTCCAGCtcccacagagtaggagtgtatctggactggccagccggcactctgtccttctatagagcctcctctgacacactgacccacctgatcacattcacctccacattcactgagcccctctatccagggttttggGTTGATTACaactcctcagtgtccctgtaa